The Nostoc sp. 'Lobaria pulmonaria (5183) cyanobiont' DNA window TAGCGCTCAACAAATCGGTTTAACTGTCGGTGGTGTTCTGCTTGTGTCTACTGAGACAAATGTCAATCTGTTAGAGGAATTTATACCCCTACCTGTGAGCGTCGTTCCCGACTCGTCCACAGGTGATTGGCAACCACTGATAGACGCTCTACCCAACTTTGAAGCACAAGCTTTACAGGCTCCCAAACCAATTGAAATAGACATCCACAATCGTCAAGTACGCTTATTCTTGCCAGGATTTGACAAAAAACAGGTCAAGCTTACCCAATATGGGCCAGAAGTCACAATAGAAGCAGGAGATCAGCGGCGCAATATTCCCTTACCCCCGGCTTTGAGTGGCAGGCCCGTTGCTGGAGCAAAGTTTCAGAATAATTATTTGATAATTTCGTTTTAATTTATGGGAGTGGGAAATGGAGAGTGGGGACTGAGGACTGGGTACTGGGGACGGGATAATAGGGAATAAACTTAATCACCAATGCCCAATCACCCATGCCCAATGCCCAATGCCCAATTCCCAATGCCCAATTTCCCATTAATTAGTAAAAACTATGTCAGAATCAACTCCCATTCCCCCAGACCCTAACCCATCTGAAGCACTAGACTTAGTGGTAAATAATGCCAATGAGCAAGCGAACGCATCTGCCGATCGCAGTGCGAAAACTAGGCAGATGCTGGGCATGAAAGGTGCAGCATCTGGGGAAACTTCAATTTGGAAAATTCGTTTGCAGCTAATGAAGCCCATCACCTGGATTCCCCTAATTTGGGGCGTAATCTGTGGTGCGGCTTCTTCTGGTAACTATACTTGGACGCTGGAAAATGTGTTGAAGGTAGCAGCCTGTATGTTACTGGCTGGGCCATTGATGACAGGTTACACCCAAATCCTCAATGATTACTATGATCGCGAAATCGATGCGATCAATGAACCTTATCGTCCTATTCCGTCTGGGGCAATTCCCCTACCCCAGGTAATTATTCAGATTTGGGTATTACTGATTGCTGGTATTGGTTTGGCATTTGTGCTTGATGTGTGGTCTGGTCATGAATTCCCGACAATTACAGCGATCGCGATTATCGGTTCTTTCATTGCCTACATTTATTCTGCACCTCCCCTGAAACTCAAACAAAACGGCTGGCTAGGGAGCTACGCCTTGGGTGCAAGCTACATTACCCTACCTTGGTCTACAGGACACGCTTTGTTTGGGGAACTAAATTCCACAATTGTGATTTTGACAATGTTCTACAGCTTGGCTGGATTGGGTATTGCTATTGTCAATGATTTTAAGAGTGTAGAAGGCGATCGCCAGTTAGGATTAAATTCACTACCCGTAATGTTTGGCATCACCACCGCAGCATGGATTTGTGTAGTGACAATTGATGTCTTTCAAGGATTGATTGCAGCTTATCTCGTCAGCATCCACGAGAATTTGTATGCAGCAATACTAGTACTGTTAATCATCCCGCAAATCACCTTACAGGATATGTATTTCCTACGTGACCCTGTGAAGAATGATGTTAAGTACCAAGCCAGCGCTCAACCTTTCCTCGTTCTAGGAATGCTGCTAACAGGTTTAGCGCTGGGTCATGCTGGCGTTTAACTTATACTATAGTGAGAAGTTAGGAATTAGGAGTTAGGATTTAATATACTTCCTACTCCTAATTTGTATTAAGGCATACCGTGTTTAAACTGATATTTTTCATCATTCATGGGATTCAACCTTTGTTAATCCCGATTTGTTTTATCGGTGCTTGGACTGTAACTATTCTCGTTGTTTTAAGTCTCTGGACGGCGGCGCGAGATAGTGTAACTACAGCCAAGCAAATGCATCAAATCCCCTGTACTGGTTGTCAATTTTTTACCGATAATTACCGTCTTAAATGTACTGTACGCCCATCTATTGCCAATACAGAAGAAGCGATAGATTGTTCTGACTATCAACCGAAGACGAATCCTTATCTGTATTAGGGACTAGGGACTGGGGACTGGGAACTGGTGGAGATGAGGGAGACAATAGGAATAACCCATGCCCAATGACAAATGACAAATGACCAATGACAATTAACTAATCTCCAATAATACCTTTAAAACACCCCGACTCTGAGCGTGTTCAAAAGCCGCAAGCCCTTCAATCAGAGGGTAGGTGGCATGAATCAGAGGTTGCACGTCAACTTTTCCTGTGGCTAGTAACTGGAGAGCCGGAGTAAAGGGGCCACAACGTGAGCCGATGAGGGTGATTTCATCCACTACTAAAGAGGAAGCATCAAGGCTGAGGTTGCCAGCAT harbors:
- the chlG gene encoding chlorophyll synthase ChlG, with translation MSESTPIPPDPNPSEALDLVVNNANEQANASADRSAKTRQMLGMKGAASGETSIWKIRLQLMKPITWIPLIWGVICGAASSGNYTWTLENVLKVAACMLLAGPLMTGYTQILNDYYDREIDAINEPYRPIPSGAIPLPQVIIQIWVLLIAGIGLAFVLDVWSGHEFPTITAIAIIGSFIAYIYSAPPLKLKQNGWLGSYALGASYITLPWSTGHALFGELNSTIVILTMFYSLAGLGIAIVNDFKSVEGDRQLGLNSLPVMFGITTAAWICVVTIDVFQGLIAAYLVSIHENLYAAILVLLIIPQITLQDMYFLRDPVKNDVKYQASAQPFLVLGMLLTGLALGHAGV